One window from the genome of Paramisgurnus dabryanus chromosome 20, PD_genome_1.1, whole genome shotgun sequence encodes:
- the cacul1 gene encoding CDK2-associated and cullin domain-containing protein 1 isoform X1 — MDDMEDDGLEALDDHNHNSRALCSPVQVCVDSDSSSDTCESDSSAAALVLNSRFLMNAMTAEDYRTVYWPKLESAIDQLLTQSPLDHISISYEQIYSHVYKCVCQQHSELLYNDLMWKISSHLDRVSSELQASPPECLIENFNVALTQYTAALHCIVPVFIYMNKFYIETKLNRDLKDDLMKLFSDRVAEKHVNTLLPLLKNAHSMPFQVKPSTMASVVKGLYTLRPDWVPLAPALFSSFIPQIHPPAVESQLPFYAAQDKKLQLELSENGFCRGDQSRKRSSEEP; from the exons ATGGATGATATGGAGGATGATGGTTTGGAAGCGCTTGATGATCATAATCATAATTCACGCGCTCTATGTTCACCTGTGCAGGTGTGTGTGGATTCAGACTCGAGCAGTGACACGTGTGAATCAGACAGCAGTGCAGCAGCGCTCGTGCTTAACTCCAGATTCC TCATGAACGCTATGACTGCAGAAGACTACAGGACGGTTTACTGGCCCAAACTGGAGAGCGCCATCGATCAGCTGCTCACTCAAAGCCCATTGGATCACATCTCTATCTCATATGAACAAATATATAG TCATgtgtataaatgtgtgtgtCAGCAGCATTCAGAACTGCTGTACAATGACTTGATGTGGAAAATCTCATCTCATCTGGATCGAGTCTCTTCGGAGTTGCAG GCCAGTCCACCCGAGTGTTTAATTGAAAACTTCAATGTTGCTCTCACGCAGTATACAGCCGCCCTTCACTGCATTGTTCCAGTGTTTATCTATATG AACAAGTTCTACATTGAAACTAAGCTGAACAGAGACCTGAAGGACGATCTTATGAAGCTCTTCTCTGATCGTGTAGCGGAGAAACACGTAAACACGTTACTAC CACTTCTTAAAAATGCTCATTCCATGCCATTTCAAGTCAAACCATCAACAATGGCAAGTGTTGTGAAAGGCCTTTACACCCTCCGACCAG ACTGGGTTCCTCTTGCACCGGCTCTGTTTTCTAGCTTCATTCCTCAGATTCATCCTCCTGCTGTCGAATCTCAGCTCCCGTTTTACGCTGCTCAAGACAAAAAACTTCAACTGGAGTTGTCAGAAAACGGCTTCTGCAG GGGCGACCAGTCGCGGAAGCGATCGAGCGAGGAACCGTGA
- the cacul1 gene encoding CDK2-associated and cullin domain-containing protein 1 isoform X2, which produces MLKVCVDSDSSSDTCESDSSAAALVLNSRFLMNAMTAEDYRTVYWPKLESAIDQLLTQSPLDHISISYEQIYSHVYKCVCQQHSELLYNDLMWKISSHLDRVSSELQASPPECLIENFNVALTQYTAALHCIVPVFIYMNKFYIETKLNRDLKDDLMKLFSDRVAEKHVNTLLPLLKNAHSMPFQVKPSTMASVVKGLYTLRPDWVPLAPALFSSFIPQIHPPAVESQLPFYAAQDKKLQLELSENGFCRGDQSRKRSSEEP; this is translated from the exons ATGTTAAAG GTGTGTGTGGATTCAGACTCGAGCAGTGACACGTGTGAATCAGACAGCAGTGCAGCAGCGCTCGTGCTTAACTCCAGATTCC TCATGAACGCTATGACTGCAGAAGACTACAGGACGGTTTACTGGCCCAAACTGGAGAGCGCCATCGATCAGCTGCTCACTCAAAGCCCATTGGATCACATCTCTATCTCATATGAACAAATATATAG TCATgtgtataaatgtgtgtgtCAGCAGCATTCAGAACTGCTGTACAATGACTTGATGTGGAAAATCTCATCTCATCTGGATCGAGTCTCTTCGGAGTTGCAG GCCAGTCCACCCGAGTGTTTAATTGAAAACTTCAATGTTGCTCTCACGCAGTATACAGCCGCCCTTCACTGCATTGTTCCAGTGTTTATCTATATG AACAAGTTCTACATTGAAACTAAGCTGAACAGAGACCTGAAGGACGATCTTATGAAGCTCTTCTCTGATCGTGTAGCGGAGAAACACGTAAACACGTTACTAC CACTTCTTAAAAATGCTCATTCCATGCCATTTCAAGTCAAACCATCAACAATGGCAAGTGTTGTGAAAGGCCTTTACACCCTCCGACCAG ACTGGGTTCCTCTTGCACCGGCTCTGTTTTCTAGCTTCATTCCTCAGATTCATCCTCCTGCTGTCGAATCTCAGCTCCCGTTTTACGCTGCTCAAGACAAAAAACTTCAACTGGAGTTGTCAGAAAACGGCTTCTGCAG GGGCGACCAGTCGCGGAAGCGATCGAGCGAGGAACCGTGA